The genome window ACCAATAACTTAATTCTTGAACGAATTTAATAGTGTTTGGGAATAGTGTGAGGTAGAAAGAAACTAGAATCGGACAGGGTATTATTTTATTGGGAAAGAGAAATAAGAAGCTTGAGAATGAACGAATTTCATACAAGCGAACTAATTTCATTAAATAcgtttgttgaaaaagaaaactaatttcATTAAATGCTTTTCAATTCGCATACCCTTTaccttaatttttgttttctccTATAAGTGAATACCTAAATTCtactagagaaaaaaaaaaaggaaaagttagAAAATTGAAGCAAACACTTGGCAGTGTCTAGCAAGTCCCCCCACTCGAGTCTTGAGACACACCTTTCACTGTTTGCTTTTATACAATTTAGCCTTTTACCAATTGAGCATCAAGAACTATTCACACAAGGGTAATGATGATCTCAATTTAAAGGGATAAACAGGAATCAAGAAAAATTTTGTTATGTTAATATCATGTTATCTATTTTTTCTTAGCGTATCATTTGTAGTGAGGCTTATtagcatctttttttttaaataaaaaaagaagccaatattattaataaattagttgaaaatcatccaaaatgaTTTGCTTGACAAAGAAATCTGCATTAGTGGCAGAAAATACATAAAATATGTCACTTCTGTAATTGATCTGAAAAATCATTAGATTTAACAgagttataaaatataaaagattaCATTGTAAATCACATACCATCGAATCTGACCAATTGCACACGAGCTACTACATACATATCTGTGCATGTCTATTATCTTAGATTTGCTATTCAACTGGTTCAAGATCAAAATTGATGCTGAAATCTGATGAGAAAatccaaaaaattttagatcTAACATATAGACCTAAAAAAACTcttaaatttgagaaaaaaattaataaaaactaaacaaaactcCCACTAAAATAGGTTATGAAAGAAGAAAACTCTTACTAATAAAAAACTAGGAGAAATAAAAACTTTTAATAAAATACCCTAGGAGAGACTTTATtgaacataaaataaaaatagagaaaaaggaCGGGAGACCTTGACTTGAGGTCAAGATCTCCCTTCTGTAGAGGAAGAACGGTAGAGAGAAGATTGAGGATAGAAAGAAGGCAAAGAGAACATATgggtaaagaaaaaagaaggcaagGAGAAAATCGAGGGTAAAAAGAAGGCAAAGAGAACGTAAGGGTAAAGAGAAAAGAAGCCAAGGAGTTATAGCATCCTAGCACACTAGTTAGGCATATTAGCATCCTAGTACACTAATTAAGACCACCAAAATGGACAATAATACTGCTTGATAATCGAGTAGAGTCCAATCTGCATTTTGTATATTTCCTCGCTCAAGAATCTTGTCATACCCATCCTCTTTTGCTCCATTTTTCAACCAATATATCTGTACCTTTGCTTCAAGTGATAGTGAAAATGATATTGCTGCTAAGGAAAGTTCATAAAAAACGGAAACAAACAACTAATTGAAACGAAAGCAAACACATGGGCTGCTGCAATTGAAGCCAACTTGAGCTTGGGACTCACATAGAAGGTGCAGTTTAGTGGGTGATTGAGCAACAAGTCACTATACATAACTATATACATCCAGCACTCAAAGCAGCCTGTTTAGATTgtgaatttttgaagaaagatttttatgttttttttgtgaatattcATTCtacataatttttaattattttttaataatatatattgtattttaaaaaaatgttacagtaatttttctcaaaaactcctcaaaaaatgcaatctaaacGGCTGCTATCAATGTTACCGGAATTCTTCTAGATAAAATATGAGGTCGTTAAGGTGATTTAAAATAATTCACTCCATAGTACAAAAAATAACTTTTGGCAGAGTGAAGTTGAATAAGAAATATAAGTGTTTCGCTAAAACTATTTGCATTGATTATTATACAACTGTAacaagtgtgtttggattgcaaatttATCTCAAAGtaatatttcgcttgtatcataaacacatttttcaatttatctttttatattctcaactactttttatctcacatacattaaatcataaaaagtgttacagtaattattccaaataatatttcaaataatactctatccaaacacacttgaAAAAGGTTTTTCCTATTTTATTACGTAATTTGATTCTTAAGACAAGCACTTAAAATAAAGGAAATGGACccactaaaattttcaaataatatcatTCAATCCCTCAAATTCAGGAAACTTTAATGATGGAAATTCGCTTTTATATACAAGTATATGTGGCACACATCACACAACGGAAAAGTCCTTTGAGAAACAACCTTCTTTCACCATCCTTTTTATTGCACGTATACCTCTAAAGATGAAATGGTTGCagcaaaaaattataaaagaacACTTTTAACAACAACCATCCAAATAGGCCgatttcaaaattaattttgacAACTTGAAAAGAGATTACAGTATTCCAAAATCAAATTGGAAAATGACAAAAAGTGGACCGGATTAGTACACAActggaaaaatttttgaagggtTAAATTGCAATTTATTAGTATTTTGACTGACAAAAGAAACCGCGAACACCTGCAGAAGGGCGCTTTTTCGTCACACACCTGCAGAATCCCTCCAAAGGGTCCAAAAGTCCATTCAACAAATAAAAGTCAGCAAACCGCAGTCGGTTGCTTTGCCGTCACTCGTTTTTATTCCCTCTCGCTCTGTCCCTCTCCATAATCCGTATTAAAAAATTTACCGAGCAAGGACAAACGCACACGCATGAAGCATCACTGCCAAGTATCCTGCCTCTACCGTCAAACGCGCAATGTACCACGCACGTAACTCATACGCGAGTTGCTTGTCCTCGATCGGTAAGAAcggataattttttaaataaaaattcgtgtgtattattataaataattttaaaggaaaaatgtCCTAACTCGTGTAATAATCGAAATTGAAATAGAAATCATTCAAATCTTATagtgacaaagaaaaaggtcgccaatatgactttttttttattttgaaatatatCAATATCAAATATCGAGTTTACGGTGTGTATCAACTATTAGAgtaaatattatatacactgacggtgtatacatTATTACGGTTGAATATATGACGCATATACAAAATCaccttttgttttttgaaaatcctaCAATGCATGTCTAGACTCAAAATTTAGATGCCTGGAACACCTTATTCTAGATCTCTTAGAGGCAATAGGTCTTTTCTACCTTCTTATcaaaccaaaaaaacaaaactatTAATAATGTCTCCTTTAATTCGATTTAAGGTCTCTGCAATTGTCAGTTTGAATTACACCAAACAATGTGAAAATTAATATCTATAAATGACTAAATGTAAATTATGTCAATCTTCATCTGCTGTAGTTCCGCTCTTGTCAAACGATTCCATCAAATAATTCAGATGACACCTATATCAGGTGTAGGAATGCCTACCTTGAACTAGGGGTGGAGCTGAGTCAAACTACTCGATTCGAGCTCGATATGTACTTGATcagaagctcgagctcgaactcgcttcatcgagctcgagctcgatctcgAGCTGCTCGTTAGAgctatcgagtcgagctcgagctcagaaATTTGATACTCGAGAGCTCGACGAGCTCTATCGAGtatcacataaaaaaaattatatataaaattactAATATAGGTAAATAAATTCTGAAAAATTACGGGTGAGTacccttatcgagtcgagctcgagctttttaaggactcgatcgagctcgagctcgagctgtgATTCTCCGactcgatcgagctcgagctcgggctcgagtataattatattatagccgagtcgagctcgagtatagcggtactcgagctcgactcggctcgaatACACCCCTACCTTGAACCGTCTTAGTCCCCCTCCCCCCTCTTAAATCATGGAATCCCTTCTTACCCCTTCTTAATTCTTAAATCCCAATACTCCTtcctactaatttttttttcaaacagaaaaaagaaggaaaaatcttTTATATATTGacaatatataaaatttgatatttaaatttgcatatacaaaatttgatgtttaaatttaaattcagatgATGTGGCATTCGTCACTTATCTACTCTACATTTATTCCTACTCTTACTCTAACCTATTCTAGGAGAGGGCTCAACTGAACCTACAGGAATCGATGGGGACTAAAGACACACAACTATATGGATTTAGAGAAAGCTATTTCAAGTGACAAGCCACGTATAGTGACAAGTGATGGAAGTAAGATTTGAACCCATGATCTTCCACCCCCACCAAACCTTAAAAACAAGGAATTGATGGGGACTAAACACATAGCCGGATTTAGAGAAAATCATTTAAAGTGGCAAGTCACATATAATGATAAGTGATAGGAAGTAATGTTTGAATCCTTAACGATCCACCCCTCCAATCCTTAAAAACTTTGGTGGTGGCCTAACTATATGGACCATTTAGATGTGCAAAATTAGTTAAATCCATGTCAAAAGATGTAATAATCAAATCAAAGGCATAATTTATTCTATTTAAGCTTACTTTTTGATAGGGGTATAAACGAATCTAATTAAACCAAATAttccaaatttcatgtttttatctatttttaaCAAGCATGAAATTGTGCTCAACTTAGTTTATATATTTACCAACCCCAACTTAAATGACCTTTTATTGAGCCAAGTTTGAGTTGAGTTTGACTAACATTTAAGAAAACATAAGAGAGATGTGAGATTTAAAAAGCAGGGAAGGGGAAGGAGATGAGGAATGAGAATTTGAAtctaaaatttctaattttcgGATTTCGGCCTTAACCACTAAAAGTGAATTTGAATTCAATTTAAAACTTTACCATACGCAAAAATactgttattattttgtttgaCTAACAGGCAAATCAATTTTGAATGaactttttttcaaatcttagATTAGACTATCAAGTTGTTTGATTCATATGTCAATCTTACTTTTTCGGTgtaatttaaataaacaatGAAGTATATTTATTATGGACAGTTCCATTTTGAAACAAAACTTTGAAAGTTATATacagccatttttttttttaaattctcaTAACTTCTACTGGACCCTTAACCTTCAACTATATGGGTGGTCCACCTCCCACTTTAACCTTTAAAAATGGCCATCTATCTCAGTATTACAAATTTCCAAGTTCCAAGTTTCCAAGTTCCAACTCTATAAATAACGGCAGAAACCGCACCCCAAATAAGCCCCACCTCATCACCCCTCTCAAGTCCAAGTATCACAAgaatcctcttcttcttcaataatACCAGTAGCAGCAAAAATCctatactcctcctttgatttCCTTCTCATTCTTTGTGAATCCGTACCATCTGAATTATGAAAATCGACCACAATTTGCATcaagaacaagaagaaaaagagcaAACTGTAGTCATCCCGAGTGAAGAAAATATGTGCAGAACCATTGAAGTTGCCATCATTGAACCGCCCTCTCAGCCTCAAGTCTTGCCAGCAGTGAAGCTCACGCCACCGCCAACCACCGTGAATGATGATGAAGAGATGTTTATTCCTCCTCTCAACTTTGCTATGGTTGACAATGGCATTTTCCGCTCTGGCTTCCCTAACTCCACCAACTTCTCCTTCCTCCAATCCCTCTCCCTTCGTTCCATCATGTAAGTAAACTTTGTCAGGATTTATTGGGTACATATTTTTACAGTTAATTGGAAAATTGTTTTCAGAAAAATAAACACTGTGATTCCTGAAAAATTGGTTGCTAATGCAACTTTTTTGAGTTTGGATGTAGGAATGATTGAGCTGGTTAGGATAATAAGTGTTATAAATTATGGAAAATTGTTTCTtgcaaaactgaaaaaaaaaaaaaaatcgtaatTCAAACGGATTTCCATTTGGAGGGATGATCAcaggcttcttttttttttttcaatttatttttgTGGATTGCAGATATCTTTGTCCAGAGCCATATCCGGAAGCCAACACGGACTTTCTGATGGCAAATGGGATTCAGTTATACCAGTTTGGGATTGATGGAGCTAAGGTAAAAGTTGGGCTTTTGCCCTTTGATTACATTGCTTCAATTTTTCTACTCCTTTTCTAATAttgatttgattttgacttttgtggcgAAGAATTAACAATTATTGGGTGTTTGGGATAATGGGTTTTGTTTATAGTAACGCAATTCAACTTTGTCATGCAGATAGTTGGACCTAGAAAGATAGGGAGGCAAAAtacagaaattagaaaatggcaaTTATTGATTCACAGTAGAAGAGAGTGTGTCATCATGAGGAGTTCATGAATTCTTCTGGGTTTGAGTAATAGTAAAAGTTAGTGGCAGTATATCTAATATTGATGCAAGTGCTGGAGAAAGGTATTTAGTAGTACTACATTTTATGAAGATTCAAGAGAAAGAGAATAGAGTTGCTGGTTTGATGATTACTATTCAGTTAGATGCTTTATTTTTAATGAGTGTTCTTTTTGCTTGTGCTGGAGAATATTCCATTTTTGGAATCGTAGATgcctttcatttctttttgcATTTCTTTCTGCATTTCTTTTCCACTACTTTCCAATCTCTTTAGATAACGATTTTCATAGATATTAAAAACATTTTCCAATTCTTTCCTCACTACAAAACCTATTGCAACAAAAGCTGGGTGACAATTCTTGACCGGGGAACATAATCATGGAAGCTTGAATCTGTAAAGAAAGGTGAACTTGAAAGCAATCTTCTTCTTGTACTTGTGCTCGGATTTTCTTTTCTACACATGCAGTGTGGATATGTTTAATGAATTTGACATTTCAGTTCTGATACACATGTATTTGCTTGCTTCATCGCATGATAGGATGAATCTGAAAATACTGGTGCAACAGTTGCAATTTTATGTTTCGGTTGATGCACATTCATGATTCAGTTAATGATATGCATAATTTCTATCTTGTAATATTTCAGTCATGTGAAAGTTGGATCCCTTCATATTTTAAGAGTTTTATGGCATTAAGTTTCATAATTAGGAGCtctaaaattttggaaaaaaagagggaTAATGTTGTTCTTTTGATTTGAGTGTGTGTTGTGGGCAAAACTACAGTAGCATGTCTTCACGGAGACAGTAGGACAAAGAAGATAAGTTCTGGGACACTATCATTCCACCATATGAGGTGGTCACAATCATATAATACTAGAAATAATCTCTATCTTTATCTCTATCAATCAGAAGCATAAACTGTATGTTAGCCTTTTAAATTTCAAAACCGGGTAGTTACTTAGAGCCAGGTCATTGATGCTATGGTATATGTTATATGATTTTCTTTAGCTCCTCAAGAGACTATGAATATTACTGAGAAAAACAATCATTAATCATACCTGTTTAATAGCATCATTGGCATTGAGCTTCACAATGTCTAGTAAATTTGTCATTCTTATCATGAAATAACTAGGCATTGAGTTCCATaagtcatttcttttatttttaccaTTCTTCTTTATGTTGGGGGTGGGAGAGGGGAAGGGGAATTGATAGGCTTGACCATTTCGTTTCTGATCCTTATATTGCAGTTTTGTAGAATTGCAATGTCTTAATATAACAGCAGTAAGAATGGATCTGCATTAGCTTTCACATCCTTGGCTATCAGCTAGCCATTTGATCAAATATGTCTGAGGTTGGATGTTCTTCCTGCACAGTCAAGTTGGATGATAATTGGACTTTCAATTTTTGTCCAGGCTTTTTAATATAGAATCTGGTTCAATGGCAAGCGGCATCTTGTTAGGAAGTTTGGTCTGGGTAGTGAAAGAAAACCACTAATTTCTTCTCTATTCTTTTGGATGTATGTGTCTGCATGTGTTCTTTCTtcgtttctctttttctttttcttttctctttctttttctttttttttttatttggttcatATGTCATGATGAAGGTGTCAAATGATGATTTGAAGGTTAAATCACTTGAACAGAAATATAAAGCTGCATAACATCAACTGAAGCTTGAAGATAAAGTTTAATTGGATGGTTTCATATGTTTATATTCACCAACTTAGGTGAAGCTATTTTCCAGGCTTTATTGGATTCCACTTTTGGGACACTAATTTGGACAAAGTCATATTGATAGAATTAATCTATCGGAAGCATATTTTGGGATTGCATATTTCATCTTTGGGGCTTGTGTTGAAGTACATGTTCCTAAAATTGCATCATGGGTTCTTTCTTCGTGCATTGTAGTTCCATTCTTTGGAGGATGGAATTTGACTCTGCAACTGAATTGTCTGTTTCGAATTACTGATATTACAAATGTTTCTTGTGCCAAAGATTTCTTTAATTGAATCATAATTTTGTTATGCAAATGATGTTCACCATTTGGTATTCAGGAACCGTTCGTCAACATTCCAGAGGATACTATACGTGAAGCATTGAAAGTTGTCATTGGTAGCTTATAACTTATTCTACCATGCCTTCATATTGCTTATCTTTGATAATCCAATGGTGGCAGAGTTTACTAACATACTTGTTTTTCCTTTACTACAGATGCGAGGAATCATCCTCTATTGATCCACTGCAAAAGAGGAAAGGTTGGTGTATTGTTAGTTTTGTTGTATTCTTATAACTGACAGGTACAGACCTAATTTTGTAAACTGGCACCTACGGCTGCTTTTGTTGTTGCAGCACCGAACTGGTTGTCTTGTGGGATGCTTGAGAAAATTGCAGAGATGGTGCTTGACTTCTGTGTTTGATGAGTACCAACGCTTTGCAGCAGCGAAGGCTAGAATATCTGATCAGAGATTCATGGAGCTGTTTGACACATCTAGCTTCAAGCATCTTCCAATGCCATTTTCATGTTCAAAGAGGTAACCACAAGTTTATGTGAGAGGGGTGGATTTCTTGCTACTCTGGATTAGATTGTTAATCTATAGAGGGCGATGATTTGATTCCTACAGTGCAGTTAATGAAGAAATTAGGTTACTTTTTATTAAGAGGTCAATAACAAGCCATAAGTGTCTTGTTTATAGCCAAGTATATGTTATAAGCTATTGATTGGATTCCATTTCAATTCACAACTGGTTCAAAGCATTTAGTTAAATGCTGAAACTATGTTTGTGACGAAATACCAGGATAAGAGCTCATTGTCTCCATCTGGCTTCTGCATGTCAACGGACACAAAAGCAAGGCAGCTAGTAAAGGTTCTTCCCCCGTGATCCCAGCTGGTTTGTTGGTGATCCCAGCTGGTTTGTTGGCTAAGTCCACTTCTATACTACTTCAAGCATAGTGCTTTAAATCCACCCAAGGTCTGGTTCAAAATTTACCAAGATAAGCAATTTATTGATGTTCCTGCTGAAATAAGTTGCATCTTGTAGTGCTTTAGTGTAATGTATTACTGGTTTAGGTGGTCATTTTTCACTCTTTTCTTGTGTTAGCTCTTAGTCCACCAGGTGGATGGAGCTGTTGAACATGTACTCAATTCAATTAGATTGTCCAAGTGCATATGCTCATATTGAACTTCATTTAACTGAGATTTTGTTATATAGTTGATTAAATGCTGATTATTTATGAATTATTAGTGCCAATTCGATTAACATTGACATCGATGTAATTACAACAAAGATACTGatcgaatttaaatttaatgcaaatgatgtatgttctgtttttcctttcctcCATCTACCCCTTCTTGTttgaatggtttatttatgtataaaaggACTTTCCAACCACATAAATTATGCACAAATATATACTTATTCTAGTGAACGtccatattttgaaaattttttttactaactAAAGAGAGATGGGATTTGAGAAACAGGAAGGGAGCGCAAGAACTAGAATTCAGAATTTTAATTTCTGAAACCTCAACATTAACAGTGAATGCACGATTATAGGTTTGTCAAAATATGGAGTTTTATCATAGAATGGTTTGAAGAATGAGAATGGtgttgcgccccattttttCGAAAAAGAATTAAATGGTGTAGAGTTCAAAAAATGTATTAAAAGATGAGTGCATTGAAaaattgagttttttatttttagaaaataaataaagaaaaaggggctaaaatgggatttgaaaaaaaatgttgaaaaaataaaataaaattttaggtgttagaaaaatgaatttttgatttggaaaatgagttttttattttagaggataaataaagaaaaaaggcctaaaatgggacttaaaaaagtGCCacgattttggcccaaaataatagtctaaaaaaggtttttaagaagaaataggagtcgccacttggtatcg of Coffea arabica cultivar ET-39 chromosome 5c, Coffea Arabica ET-39 HiFi, whole genome shotgun sequence contains these proteins:
- the LOC113689881 gene encoding inositol diphosphatase DSP4 isoform X1; this encodes MKIDHNLHQEQEEKEQTVVIPSEENMCRTIEVAIIEPPSQPQVLPAVKLTPPPTTVNDDEEMFIPPLNFAMVDNGIFRSGFPNSTNFSFLQSLSLRSIIYLCPEPYPEANTDFLMANGIQLYQFGIDGAKEPFVNIPEDTIREALKVVIDARNHPLLIHCKRGKHRTGCLVGCLRKLQRWCLTSVFDEYQRFAAAKARISDQRFMELFDTSSFKHLPMPFSCSKRIRAHCLHLASACQRTQKQGS
- the LOC113689881 gene encoding inositol diphosphatase DSP4 isoform X4; protein product: MKIDHNLHQEQEEKEQTVVIPSEENMCRTIEVAIIEPPSQPQVLPAVKLTPPPTTVNDDEEMFIPPLNFAMVDNGIFRSGFPNSTNFSFLQSLSLRSIIYLCPEPYPEANTDFLMANGIQLYQFGIDGAKEPFVNIPEDTIREALKVVIDARNHPLLIHCKRGKHRTGCLVGCLRKLQRWCLTSVFDEYQRFAAAKARISDQRFMELFDTSSFKHLPMPFSCSKS
- the LOC113689881 gene encoding inositol diphosphatase DSP4 isoform X2, yielding MKIDHNLHQEQEEKEQTVVIPSEENMCRTIEVAIIEPPSQPQVLPAVKLTPPPTTVNDDEEMFIPPLNFAMVDNGIFRSGFPNSTNFSFLQSLSLRSIIYLCPEPYPEANTDFLMANGIQLYQFGIDGAKEPFVNIPEDTIREALKVVIDARNHPLLIHCKRGKHRTGCLVGCLRKLQRWCLTSVFDEYQRFAAAKARISDQRFMELFDTSSFKHLPMPFSCSKSI
- the LOC113689881 gene encoding inositol diphosphatase DSP4 isoform X3 — protein: MKIDHNLHQEQEEKEQTVVIPSEENMCRTIEVAIIEPPSQPQVLPAVKLTPPPTTVNDDEEMFIPPLNFAMVDNGIFRSGFPNSTNFSFLQSLSLRSIIYLCPEPYPEANTDFLMANGIQLYQFGIDGAKEPFVNIPEDTIREALKVVIDARNHPLLIHCKRGKHRTGCLVGCLRKLQRWCLTSVFDEYQRFAAAKARISDQRFMELFDTSSFKHLPMPFSCSKR